The genomic interval GCCTGCCCGGCCAGTTGCAGAATCAGCTGTTTTACCTGCTGCCGGGTTCCGTTGTTGACCTGCCATTGCCCCAGCCATTCGCCGTTCGGGCCGTAAGGCAGAAACGGCGCGATGTCGGACAGAAAGCGAAAGCCGCGCGGCGAGCGATACAGCACGTTGGTCAGGTGCAGTTCCTCGACCTGCTCGAACAGGTGACGGTCGTTGTCGCGCACGAAAAACACCGCGCCGCTGCACAACACATAGGGTTGATCGTTGAATACGTGCACCCCGGCGCCCTGATCCACCACCACAATCTCCCAAAAATCGTGGTAATGCTCCGGAAATGCGCTCTGGGGCATACGAGGTTCCACCGCCACCGTCGTCGCCTGCGAAACAAAAAACTCATCGCCATGAAGTATCGTCATGTTGCCCCTCCGCCTGCGGCTATTGCCAGACTGTTACGTCGGTAAACCGATAGTCTGTGAACGATAGTAGCCAGTGCCGGGCACCCACGCCTTAAAATAGCGCCGCGCCCCGGCCGGAACGATGTCATTTTTTCAAGATCGTGCCGTTAAATTACTGAAATGTGGGTAGGATCACAGGTGTTTTCTCCGCGATCCCCGCCCTGGAATGTGAGCGATTTCACCGTCAGCTTTGCCATTTTGCCAACCCGTTTTCACAGATGGCACTCACCCAAAGGTGCGCCCCGACTATCTTCCCTACACTGCCCGACATAACAGAACGACAAGGGAACGGGCAATGGCGATAACACACAGCGTAGCGGTCGATCTCGGCGCATCCAGCGGAAGGGTCATGCTGGCGTCGCTGGACACGGACACCCAGCGTCTCTCGCTGGAGGAGATCCACCGTTTCAGCAATCGTCTGGTGGTTGATCACGGGCATCACCTGTGGGATCTGGACGCACTGGAGCGGCACATTTTGCAAGGTCTGAATACAGTGGATCGGCGCGGGATCCGGCCAGCCAGCATCGGCATCGACAGCTGGGGAGTCGATATGGTGGCGCTGGATCGACAGGGCCAGCGTATCGGGCCGCCCTATTCCTATCGGGATCACCGCACCGACGGCGTGATGGCGCAGGTCATCGCCGACCTCGGACGCGACACCCTCTATCGTCACACCGGCATTCAGTTTCTGCCGTTCAACACCCTTTACCAGCTCCGGGCGCTGCGCCAGCAGCAACCGGAATATTGGGCGCAAATCGCGCACCTGCTGATGATCCCCGACTACTTTCACTATCGGCTGACCGGCAGGATGGCGAGCGAATACACCAACGCTACCACCACCCAGATGCTGAATCTGACCCGCGGTGACTGGGATCCGCTGCTGCTGGATTACCTCGGCATCCAAGCACACTGGCTGCCGGCACCTAGCCAGCCCGGCGATCCTCTGGGCGACTGGCTCGCCCCCAGCGGCGCCCGCATCCCGGTGATTGCCGTCGCCAGTCACGACACCGCCAGCGCGGTGGTCGCCACCCCGTTGAACGATGACGACAGCGCCTACCTCAGCTCCGGCACCTGGTCGCTTATCGGCATCGAAAGCCAGACGCCGTTCATCAGTGACCGCGCGATGGCCGCCAACATCACCAATGAAGGCGGAACCAACGGGCGTTATCGCGTCCTGAAAAACATCATGGGGCTGTGGCTACTGCAACGCATCAGCCAGGAACAGCAGGTGAGCGATCTGCCGGCGCTGTTGGAGGCGGCGGAACAGGAAACCGGCTTCGCCAGCCTTATCAATCCGAACGACGAGCGCTTCATCAATCCGCCGTCCATGAGCGAGGCGATCCGCGATTTTTGCCGCGAGCACCGGCAACCGGTGCCGCAAACGTCTGCCGCGATGACGCGCTGCATCATGGATAGTCTGGCGCTCGGCTACCGGCAGGGCCTGCTGACGCTGGCGTCGCTGCGTCAGTCGCCGATCCGCCGTCTGCATGTGGTGGGCGGCGGCTGCCAGAACCGGCTGCTGAATCAGCTTTGCGCCGATGTGTGCCAGATTCCGGTGGTGGCCGGCCCGGTAGAAGCCTCCACTCTCGGCAATATCGGCTGCCAGCTGATCGCCCAGGGCGAAGTGGCCGATCTGGCGGCGTTCCGTCGCTTGCTGCCCGACAGTTTCCCGCTGCAACACTATACCCCCCGTCAGGATATTGATTTCACTGGCCATTGGCGCCGTTTCCAGGCGCTTTGCCAGATTAATGAGGAACTCACCGTATGAATACAGCCATTGAAACCGCCTGGCGTCTGGCACAAGAACGCTATGCCAAACTGAACGTGGATGTGGACGCGGCCTTGCGTCGGCTCGACCAGATCCCCGTCTCCATGCACTGCTGGCAGGGAGACGACGTCGCCGGTTTTGAACAGCAGGGCGGCGCATTGACCGGCGGCATTCAGGCCACCGGCAACTACCCCGGCAAGGCGCGCAACGCCGACGAACTGCGCGCCGATCTGGAACAGGCGCTGCGCCTGATACCCGGCCCCAAGCGATTGAATCTGCACGCCATTTATCTGGAATCGGATACACCGGTGGCGCGTAACGCCATCGAGCCGCGCCACTTCAGCCGCTGGGTGGACTGGGCGCGGGAAAACGCG from Musicola paradisiaca NCPPB 2511 carries:
- the rhaB gene encoding rhamnulokinase; amino-acid sequence: MAITHSVAVDLGASSGRVMLASLDTDTQRLSLEEIHRFSNRLVVDHGHHLWDLDALERHILQGLNTVDRRGIRPASIGIDSWGVDMVALDRQGQRIGPPYSYRDHRTDGVMAQVIADLGRDTLYRHTGIQFLPFNTLYQLRALRQQQPEYWAQIAHLLMIPDYFHYRLTGRMASEYTNATTTQMLNLTRGDWDPLLLDYLGIQAHWLPAPSQPGDPLGDWLAPSGARIPVIAVASHDTASAVVATPLNDDDSAYLSSGTWSLIGIESQTPFISDRAMAANITNEGGTNGRYRVLKNIMGLWLLQRISQEQQVSDLPALLEAAEQETGFASLINPNDERFINPPSMSEAIRDFCREHRQPVPQTSAAMTRCIMDSLALGYRQGLLTLASLRQSPIRRLHVVGGGCQNRLLNQLCADVCQIPVVAGPVEASTLGNIGCQLIAQGEVADLAAFRRLLPDSFPLQHYTPRQDIDFTGHWRRFQALCQINEELTV